The Buchnera aphidicola (Muscaphis stroyani) DNA window TATTTTTATATACATGAAAATAATATAATAATTTAATTTTTAATAAATTTGTTTTCTTATTTTATCGCTCTTTTGTATGCTGAAACAATTTCTAATTTAGCATCTTTGCAATTTCCCCATCCGATTATTTTAACCCATTTTGAGTTGTCTAGTTTTTTATAGTATTTAAAAAAATGAAAGATTTGATTTTTAAGAAGTTCAGGCATATCTGATATGTCATTTATATTTTTATATTCCTGGCAAATATTTTCAACTGGAACTGCTATTATTTTTGCATCATTTCCTGATTCGTCGTTCATGTTTAATACGCCAATAGGTTTACAATTAATAATAGAGTTAGATTGTATTGGGTAAGGAGAGGGCACTAAAACATCTAATGGATCTCCATCAAGAGATAAAGTATTATTAATATATCCATAATTACATGGGTAAAACATAGGTGTAGATATAAATCTATCAACGAATAACATACCAGATTTTTTGTCTATTTCATATTTAACCGGAGATGAATTAGATGGGATTTCAATAATTACATATATATCATGTGGTATGTTTTTTCCTGCAGCAATATTTTTAAGATTCATTTTTTTTCTCTTTTATAGTTTTAGATGTTTTTATTTAATAAATTTAATCTTCTTATATTAGTAAAAATATTTTTTATAAGATAAAAAAATCAAGGTATACTAGTTTCTATTAACTGTATCATTCAAAAACAATTATAGCTAGAATTTATAAACATTAACTTATTAAAAATAAAAATTTTTAGATATTAAAAAGATTTTATGTTAAAAATATCATTAATTTAAAAAGGAGTATTTATGAAATCGAATCAAGAAATAGAAAAAGAAGAAAAGTTACTTGTTGATACTATTCAAAAAATATTAAATTTGTCTAGAGAAAAAATTTCTATTGAAGTATCGGCAAAAAAAACTATAGGTCTTAGTGTAAATATAAGAAATAGTATAATTGAAAATATAGAATTTAACAGTGATAGTTTATTATTAATGACTGTATATAATAAATTTTCTAAAGGAACTGTATCATCTAAAGATTTTAGTGAAAACGGCATTAAAAATATGTTAGATATGGCAATTAAAATTTCTAGATACTCTTCTTCTGATTATTTCTCAGGACTTCCTGAAAAAGAATTATTATGTTTAAATTCTATTGATTTAGATTTATTTCATCCTTGCGACTTTAGCGTTAAAAACGCTGTTCAGCTTTCTACTATGACAGAACGAGCAGCTTTTAAATATGATAAAAGAATTGTTAATAGCGAAGGTAGTTTTTTTGATAGCTGTGCAACTATACATATTTTTGGAAACAGCTTAGGAATTTTACAAAAATATAAATCTACTCGTTATTCAATATACAACTGTGTAATTTCCAAAGATAATCACTGTATGCAAAGAGATTTTGATTACTCAATATCTCGTAAAATAAACGATTTAAAAAAACCAGATGATGTTGGAAAAAACGCAGCTCAAAAAGCCATATCCCGAATAGGATCTAAGAAGATACGTACTATGAAAACTGCAGTTATTTTTTCTAAAGAAGTGTCTTCTTCATTTTTTTCTCATCTTGTTCATGCAATAAGTGGCGATAATATATGTCAAAGATCTACTTTTTTAATAAATGATTTAAATAAAAAAATTTTTCCTGAATGGTTAAATATTAAAGAATATCCTCATATAAAACAAGGATTAGGAAGCAGATTCTTTGATAGTGAAGGTGTGGCTACTAAAACGAAAAACATTATTAAAAATGGAGAATTAAAAACGTGGTTGTTAAACAGCTACAATGCTCGAAAAATTGGATTATTGAGCACAGGTAATTCTGGAGGTATTTCTAATTGGATTATTTCACATCGAAATGTGTCTTTTCAAGAACTTTTAAAAAATATGAATCAAGGAATTTTAGTAACAGAATTAATAGGTCAAGGAGTTGATATCATCAGTGGGCACTATTCAAGAGGAGTTTTCGGTTTTTGGGTTGATAATGGAAAAATTGAGCACCCAGTTCATGAGATTACTATATCTGGAAATTTGAGGAATATGTGGAGAAATATTGTGAGCATCAGTAATGATATTGAAAAAAGAAATAAAATTCAGTGTGGATCAATACTAATATCAGAAATGCAAATTTCTGGTAATTAATAATTAAATACTATTATATTTTTTATATCTAAATATAAAAAATAAAGGCAATAAATTTGTTATTTTTACACTATAAAATGTGATAAATTGAAATAATTTTAATAAAATTATAATTTCTTGATTTCGGAAGTTGACCTATAAGCCGGGTTCTGTTTTGAACAGTCATTTATCTAGGATAGTAATTGCTTACTAACTCAAGCAGCCTACCCAGGTTTTTTTGGTACGAGCAATACCAATTTATAACCTCTATTTGGCTTTGCTCCAGGTGGAGTTTACCGTGCCATAATTGTTACCAATTATGCGGTGCGCTTTTACCGCACCTTTTCACCCTTTCCAATATGTTTTTATTACAATAAAAAATATATTTGGTGGTTTTCTTTCTGTTGCACTAGTCATAAGCTCACGCTCTCCAGGAGTTACCTGGCACCTTGCTCTAAGGAGCCCGGACTTTCCTCTTTTTAGTTTTATAAAAACTAAACAGCGACTGTTTGGTCAACTTCAAAGTACATTATATATTTTTTTTAAAGAATTGTCATTTTTCTTGTTTTAATGCATATTGATATAAAATATTTTTTCTAATTTTATAAATTTTTGAGGTTGCTACAACCGATATTTTTAATGGAAATAGATTTCTTAAAATCTTAAAACAATTCAATATTTCTTCGGATAAAATTTCATTTTTTAGTTTTTTAAAACCATTGATAATAATTACTATTTCTCCTTTATAACGGTATTCATCTTCTCTCATCCATTTTAAAATTTTTTTGGCTTCTCCTCCGCGAATTGATTCCCATTTTTTAGTAATTTCTTTAGCTATAACTATGTGTCTATTTTGATCAATTTGATCTATTATATCTTGAATACTTTCGAGTATTCTGTGTTTTGATTCATAAAAAATTATTGTTCGAGTTTCTTTTTTTAAAGAGCGAAGTAAATCACACCTCATTTTTTTTTTTGAAGGAAGAAATCCTTCATAGCAAAAACGATTAGTTGATATTCCTGATGCACTTAGCGCTGTAATTGCAGCACAAGGGCCAGGAAGAGGTACAACTTTTATATTATAAGAATGGCATATTTTGACTAAAATATAACCAGGATCGTTAATTAACGGAGTGCCAGCATTTGAAACCAGAGCAATATTTTGACCTTTTTTTAATTTTTCAATTAAATAATTACTTTTTTTTTGTTCATTATGTTTGTTAATTAATGTTAAACTTTTTTTTATTTTAAAATTTTTTAATAAAATGCCAGTATGTTGAATACTTTCAGCAGCAATAATATCAGCATTTTTTAATGTATTTAAAGCTCGTTGGGTAATATCTGATAAGTTTCCAATTGGTGTTGGTACAATATAAAGAATGCCTGTATACAATAAATTCATCATTTATCCATTTGATTATGATTAAAGTTCAACATTTATTAGAAAAATTATTAATTTAATACTTTTTTAATTTATTTTTGATATGTTAAGTTAATATTAATATATTCGATTTTTAAAATATATAATTTTATAAATATTTTAGAGGTTTTTAAATTGAAAAGAGTAGTGATTACAGGATTTGGAATCGTTTCAAGTATAGGAAATAATAAAAAAGAAGTACTCAAATCTTTATATAACGGAATTTCTGGTATTACATTTTCTGAAGAAATGAAAAATGCAGGCATGAGAAGTCAAGTTTGGGGGAATATTTTGTTAAAAAATAAGTTTCATATTACAAATAAAGTATTTCGATTTATGAATAATGCTGCTATTTATGCGTTTTTGTCTATGAAAGAAGCAATAAAAGATTCAAATTTAAAAAATTGTCAATATCAAAAAAATTCTCGTGTTGGTTTAATTGTTGGCTCTGGATGTAGCTCTTCTAAGTCTTTTTCAAATAATTACAATTCAATAAAAAATAAAAAAAATATCTTAAAATCTACGAGTCCTTATGTTGCAATTAAATCAATGAATTCAGTAATTTCTGCATGTTTATCTACTTTATTTCAGATTTATGGAGTAAATTATTCCATTAGTTCAGCTTGCTCAACTTCTTCAAATTGCATTGGAAATGCATTTGAATTAATTAAATCAGGTGTACAAGATATTGTCTTTGCTGGTGGAGCTGAGGATATTAGTTTGGAATTAGCTTCTGAGTTTGACGCTATGAGAGCTCTTTCATCTAAATTTAACAAAACTCCTATTAAATCATCAAGAGTGTACGATGTAAACCGTGATGGTTTTGTAATATCAGGCGGCGCTGGAATATTAGTTTTAGAAGATCTAGATTGTGCTTTATCTCGATCTGCTTGCATTTATGCTGAAATAATTGGATATGCTACTACATCAGATGGTTCAGATATGATTTTACCTTCTGGAATTGGAGCAGAAAGATGCATGAAATTAGCAAAAAAAGAACAAAATGCATCAATTGATTATATAAACGTCCATGGTTCATCTACTCAAGTTGGTGATTTAGTTGAGTTAAAAGCAATTAAAAAAGTATTTTTAAATGATCTAAAACAACTAAAAATTTCAGCTACGAAGTCCATGACTGGTCATTCTTTAGGAGCTTCTGGAGTACATGAAATAATTTATACGTTGCTAATGATGAAATATAATTTTATAGCTCCAACTATTAAT harbors:
- the ppa gene encoding inorganic diphosphatase produces the protein MNLKNIAAGKNIPHDIYVIIEIPSNSSPVKYEIDKKSGMLFVDRFISTPMFYPCNYGYINNTLSLDGDPLDVLVPSPYPIQSNSIINCKPIGVLNMNDESGNDAKIIAVPVENICQEYKNINDISDMPELLKNQIFHFFKYYKKLDNSKWVKIIGWGNCKDAKLEIVSAYKRAIK
- the pmbA gene encoding metalloprotease PmbA, giving the protein MKSNQEIEKEEKLLVDTIQKILNLSREKISIEVSAKKTIGLSVNIRNSIIENIEFNSDSLLLMTVYNKFSKGTVSSKDFSENGIKNMLDMAIKISRYSSSDYFSGLPEKELLCLNSIDLDLFHPCDFSVKNAVQLSTMTERAAFKYDKRIVNSEGSFFDSCATIHIFGNSLGILQKYKSTRYSIYNCVISKDNHCMQRDFDYSISRKINDLKKPDDVGKNAAQKAISRIGSKKIRTMKTAVIFSKEVSSSFFSHLVHAISGDNICQRSTFLINDLNKKIFPEWLNIKEYPHIKQGLGSRFFDSEGVATKTKNIIKNGELKTWLLNSYNARKIGLLSTGNSGGISNWIISHRNVSFQELLKNMNQGILVTELIGQGVDIISGHYSRGVFGFWVDNGKIEHPVHEITISGNLRNMWRNIVSISNDIEKRNKIQCGSILISEMQISGN
- the rsmI gene encoding 16S rRNA (cytidine(1402)-2'-O)-methyltransferase codes for the protein MNLLYTGILYIVPTPIGNLSDITQRALNTLKNADIIAAESIQHTGILLKNFKIKKSLTLINKHNEQKKSNYLIEKLKKGQNIALVSNAGTPLINDPGYILVKICHSYNIKVVPLPGPCAAITALSASGISTNRFCYEGFLPSKKKMRCDLLRSLKKETRTIIFYESKHRILESIQDIIDQIDQNRHIVIAKEITKKWESIRGGEAKKILKWMREDEYRYKGEIVIIINGFKKLKNEILSEEILNCFKILRNLFPLKISVVATSKIYKIRKNILYQYALKQEK
- a CDS encoding beta-ketoacyl synthase N-terminal-like domain-containing protein, translated to MKRVVITGFGIVSSIGNNKKEVLKSLYNGISGITFSEEMKNAGMRSQVWGNILLKNKFHITNKVFRFMNNAAIYAFLSMKEAIKDSNLKNCQYQKNSRVGLIVGSGCSSSKSFSNNYNSIKNKKNILKSTSPYVAIKSMNSVISACLSTLFQIYGVNYSISSACSTSSNCIGNAFELIKSGVQDIVFAGGAEDISLELASEFDAMRALSSKFNKTPIKSSRVYDVNRDGFVISGGAGILVLEDLDCALSRSACIYAEIIGYATTSDGSDMILPSGIGAERCMKLAKKEQNASIDYINVHGSSTQVGDLVELKAIKKVFLNDLKQLKISATKSMTGHSLGASGVHEIIYTLLMMKYNFIAPTINIKNLEPYAKKMNIIQKTVNVIINTAMSNSFGFGGTNVSLIIKKY